From the Niveibacterium microcysteis genome, the window TTTCGTCTGAGACGGTCTCCATGTAGACGATGCGGCCCAAGGTGCGCAGGTAGTGCAGGAAGGCGATCGGATCGAGACCGTGGCGCAGCACATCGGGTGAGAAACGCAGCGACAGGTGCCAGCTGTCACTCGCGACGCCCGCGCTGCCGGCCACCGGTTCAGGTTCAGCATCGGCAGTTGCGGTGACCGCCGTCGTTGCGGCCGCAGCAGGCTCCGGCACGGGCTCAAGATGCGCCTGCAGCGCGGCCTCGAGGGCGGCACGGCGCGCCGGGTCGGGCTCGTCGTCCTCCTTGCGCTCGGCGATCGCATCGACCAAAACGCCGATGTAGTCGCCACACTTGAGCAGCAGTGAAAGCATCGCATCGTCGATCGCAACGTCGCGTTTGCGGATGCGATCCAGCAGGCTCTCGACGATGTGGGTGAAGCTGACGATATTGTTGAAGGCGAACAGCCCGGCCGAGCCCTTGATCGTGTGGGCGGCACGGAAGATCGCGTTGACCGCTTCCGGGTTGGCGCCGTCGGACTCGATTTCCAGCAGCGCGTTCTCCATCGCCACCAGCAGTTCGCGCGCTTCCTGCACCAGCGCTTCGCGGGCCATGTCCATTTCCATCATTCACCCCGCGCTGGCAACGAGTACTGGATCGCCCAGCACGCCGGCCAGATTCAGCAGATCGATCACGCCCAGCACGGCGGCACTGTGCAAACAGTATTCGAGCGCTTTGCCCTCTTTGGCAGCCTGCCGCTTGAGCGCAATCAGCAGCTGTGTGCCCGCGGTATCGACTTCCTCGACACCGGACAGGTCCACCGCGAGCCCCTGTGGCGCCGCAGCCAGCGCGGCGCTGAGGCGTTCGCGCAGTTCCGCCGCCTCGAAGATCGTCATGCCGCCGGTGATGCAGAGCACATGGCCGCCGTCCCGCGTTTTCTCGCTTACCGGCATGACTGCCTCCGTCAGGGTGCGATCAGTTTGGCCACCGCATCGAGCAGCGCGGGCGGCTGGAAGGGCTTGACCACCCAGGCACGCACCCCCGCCGCCTTGCCTTCGGCAATCTTGCTCTGGTCGGTTTCGGTGGTGAGCATGATCACCGGCGTGAAGCGGTAGTTCGGCAACTGCTTCGCCGCCTTGACGAAGCTGATGCCGTCCATGTTCGGCATGTTCACGTCGGAGATGATCAGGTTGAACTTGCGGCCATCGAGGCAGCCCAGCGCCTCCTTGCCGTCACCTGCCTCGATCACGTCGTAGCCGGCGCCCTTGAGGGCAATCGCCAAGGTGCGGCGAAGACTGAAGGAATCATCAACGATCAGGATGGTTTTGCTCATGGTCGTGCCTGGTTGCTAGAAGAAGGTGATGCCGCTCGCGATCGGCTTGGCGCTCGTGGCGCCTTTGCCGTGGTGGACTTCGTGCTGTTCGAGCGTGGTGTAGCTGCTGGCCAGGCGATCCATCCAGGCCTTCACGTCGAGCAAGGCAGCCTGGTCCGGGTTCTCGGTCAGCGTGCGCGAGGCCTCGGCCAGGTGCGACATGTCCTGCAGGATATGGTCGAGAATCTGATGCACCCGATCCTCGAACTGGAGGTTGACCAGCACCGCCTCGATGTCCGCTTCCACTTCGCGGCGTTCCGCCTGCAGTGCCGACACCGAATCCTGCAGCGCATGTGCGGTGCCG encodes:
- a CDS encoding STAS domain-containing protein, with translation MPVSEKTRDGGHVLCITGGMTIFEAAELRERLSAALAAAPQGLAVDLSGVEEVDTAGTQLLIALKRQAAKEGKALEYCLHSAAVLGVIDLLNLAGVLGDPVLVASAG
- a CDS encoding response regulator, whose protein sequence is MSKTILIVDDSFSLRRTLAIALKGAGYDVIEAGDGKEALGCLDGRKFNLIISDVNMPNMDGISFVKAAKQLPNYRFTPVIMLTTETDQSKIAEGKAAGVRAWVVKPFQPPALLDAVAKLIAP